From Scatophagus argus isolate fScaArg1 chromosome 2, fScaArg1.pri, whole genome shotgun sequence, a single genomic window includes:
- the psmd12 gene encoding 26S proteasome non-ATPase regulatory subunit 12 produces the protein MSEERSERSDGKIVKMEIDYSSTVDQRLPECEKMAKEGKLQEAIESLLSLEKQTRTASDMVSTSRILVAVVQMCYEAKDWDALNENIMLLSKRRSQLKQAVAKMVQECYKYVDAMTDLTIKLRLIDTLRTVTAGKIYVEIERARLTKTLAGIKEQSGEVKEAASILQELQVETYGSMEKKEKVEFILEQMRLCIAVKDYIRTQIISKKINTKFFQEEGTEELKLKYYNLMIQVDQHEGSYLSICKHYRAIYDTPCILEDSSKWQQALKSVVLYVILSPYDNEQSDLVHRISADKKLEEIPKYKDLLKQFTTMELMRWASLVEDYGKELREGSPDSPATDVFSYSEEAEKRWKDLKNRVVEHNIRIMAKYYTRITMKRMAGLLDLSVDESEEFLSSLVVNKTIYAKVDRLAGIINFQRPKDPNDLLNDWSHKLNSLMSLVNKTTHLIAKEEMIHNLQ, from the exons ATGTCAGAGGAGCGATCTGAAAGGTCTGATGGGAAAATTGTGAAGATGGAGATCGACTACAGTTCGACTGTAGACCAGCGTCTGCCGGAATGCGAAAAAATGGCTAAA GAGGGCAAGCTGCAGGAGGCTATTGAGAGCTTGTTGTCACTGGAGAAGCAAACCAGAACG GCATCAGATATGGTGTCCACCTCGAGAATCCTCGTGGCTGTGGTCCAGATGTGTTATGAAGCCAAGGACTGGGATGCcctgaatgaaaacatcatGTTGCTCAGCAAAAGGAGGAGTCAGCTGAAACAG gCTGTTGCCAAGATGGTGCAAGAATGTTACAAGTATGTGGATGCTATGACTGATCTGACCATCAAGCTGAGACTCATCGACACACTTCGCACAGTGACTGCTGGCAAG ATCTATGTAGAGATTGAACGTGCCAGACTTACAAAGACCTTGGCTGGCATCAAGGAGCAGAGCGGAGAGGTCAAAGAGGCAGCTTCCATTCTTCAGGAGCtgcag GTGGAGACATACGGCTCCatggagaaaaaggagaaggtgGAGTTTATCTTGGAACAGATGAGGCTTTGCATTGCTGTCAAGGATTACATTCGCACTCAGATCATCAGCAAGAAGATTAACACCAAGTTCTTCCAAGAGGAGGGCACTGAG GAATTGAAGCTGAAGTACTACAACCTAATGATCCAGGTGGACCAGCATGAGGGCTCCTACCTGTCTATCTGCAAGCACTACCGAGCCATTTACGACACCCCCTGCATCTTGGAGGACAGCAGCAAGTGGCAGCAG gccCTGAAGAGCGTGGTGCTGTATGTGATTCTTTCCCCTTACGACAATGAGCAGTCAGACCTTGTCCACAGAATCAGTGCAGACAAAAAACTGGAAGAGATCCCTAAATACAA ggACCTTCTGAAACAGTTCACCACTATGGAGCTGATGCGCTGGGCCTCCCTGGTGGAGGATTATGGGAAGGAGCTGCGAGAGGGCTCACCCGACAGCCCTGCCACAGACGTCTTCTCTTATTCAGAGGAGGCGGAGAAAAGATGGAAGGACCTGAAGAACAGAGTGGTGGAACAC AACATCAGAATAATGGCCAAATATTACACCAGAATCACAATGAAGAGGATGGCAGGACTCCTTGACCTCTCTGTTGAC GAATCTGAGGAGTTCCTCTCCAGCCTAGTTGTCAACAAGACCATCTATGCCAAGGTGGACCGGCTGGCTGGCATCATCAACTTTCAGAGGCCTAAAGACCCCAACGACCTGCTCAACGACTGGTCGCACAAACTCAACTCTCTCATGTCTCTGGTCAACAAGACCACGCATCTCATTGCCAAGGAGGAGATGATCCACaacctgcagtga